In Triticum aestivum cultivar Chinese Spring chromosome 5B, IWGSC CS RefSeq v2.1, whole genome shotgun sequence, the following proteins share a genomic window:
- the LOC123113561 gene encoding probable methyltransferase PMT2: protein MARSLTENKTRTALFVLVVFGLCSFFYLLGVWQRSGFGRGDSIAAVVNEQTKCLKLPNLNFETHHSASDLPNDTFSSQVKTFEPCDAEYTDYTPCEEQKRAMTFPRDHMIYRERHCPPENEKLYCLIPAPKGYVAPFPWPKSRDYVSYANVPHKSLTVEKAIQNWVHYEGNVFRFPGGGTQFPEGADKYIDQLTSVIPITEGKVRTALDTGCGVASLGAYLLKKNVLTMSFAPKDNHEAQVQFALERGVPAYIGVLGSMKLSFPSRVFDMAHCSRCLIPWSGSNGMYMMEVDRVLRPGGYWVLSGPPIGWKIHYKGWQRTKDDLRSEQRKIEQFAELLCWKKISEKDGIAIWRKRLNDKSCPRKQDNSKVAKCELTSESDVWYKKMEACITPLPEVKSVSEVAGGELEPFPQRLNAVPPRIARGFVPGFSVQTYQEDNKLWQKHVNAYKKTNDLLDTGRYRNIMDMNAGLGSFAAVLESPKLWVMNVVPFIADTSTLGVIYERGLIGMYHDWCEGFSTYPRTYDLIHANGVFSLYQNKCKFEDILLEMDRILRPEGAVIIRDTVDALVKVEKIANAMRWETTLADHEGGPRVPEKILFAVKQYWTADSKSRR, encoded by the exons ATGGCTCGGAGTTTAACCGAGAACAAGACCAGAACCGCTCTATTTGTACTTGTGGTATTTGGGCTCTGTTCCTTCTTCTACCTCCTTGGTGTATGGCAAAGAAGTGGTTTTGGGAGAGGGGACAGCATTGCGGCTGTGGTGAATGAGCAGACCAAATGTCTGAAACTGCCAAATCTGAATTTCGAGACCCACCATAGTGCATCGGATCTTCCGAACGACACTTTCAGTTCTCAAGTTAAAACTTTTGAGCCATGTGATGCGGAGTACACTGATTACACTCCTTGCGAGGAGCAAAAGCGTGCAATGACCTTCCCTAGGGATCACATGATATATCGGGAGAGGCATTGCCCACCTGAAAACGAGAAGCTGTACTGTCTGATTCCAGCACCAAAGGGTTATGTTGCTCCTTTTCCGTGGCCAAAGAGCCGCGATTATGTTTCTTATGCCAATGTGCCACACAAGAGTCTTACGGTTGAAAAGGCCATCCAAAACTGGGTGCACTACGAGGGCAACGTTTTCAGGTTTCCTGGTGGTGGAACGCAGTTTCCTGAGGGTGCAGACAAGTATATAGACCAGCTTACTTCTGTTATCCCAATTACCGAGGGGAAAGTGAGAACTGCACTCGACACTGGTTGTGGG GTTGCCAGTTTGGGTGCTTACCTGTTGAAGAAAAATGTTTTGACAATGTCATTCGCTCCAAAAGATAATCATGAGGCACAAGTACAGTTTGCACTGGAGAGAGGCGTACCTGCATATATCGGTGTCCTTGGATCAATGAAGCTCTCATTTCCATCCCGAGTCTTTGACATGGCACATTGCTCGAGATGTTTAATTCCATGGAGCGGAAGTA ACGGTATGTACATGATGGAAGTTGATAGGGTACTTAGGCCGGGTGGGTATTGGGTACTATCAGGCCCACCCATTGGTTGGAAAATTCACTACAAGGGATGGCAACGGACCAAAGACGATCTCCGGAGTGAGCAGAGAAAAATAGAACAATTCGCAGAACTTCTTTGCTGGAAGAAGATATCTGAGAAGGATGGTATTGCTATATGGAGAAAGAGATTAAATGACAAATCTTGCCCGAGGAAACAAGATAATTCAAAAGTTGCCAAGTGTGAGTTGACAAGCGAAAGTGATGTATG GTATAAGAAAATGGAAGCCTGTATAACTCCGCTTCCTGAGGTTAAAAGCGTGTCAGAGGTTGCTGGTGGTGAACTAGAGCCATTTCCCCAGAGGCTCAATGCAGTACCACCTCGGATAGCCCGTGGTTTTGTACCTGGGTTCTCAGTTCAAACATATCAGGAGGACAATAAACTCTGGCAGAAACATGTTAATGCTTACAAGAAAACCAATGACTTGCTTGATACTGGAAGGTACCGCAACATAATGGACATGAATGCAGGTCTTGGTAGCTTTGCTGCTGTACTGGAGTCTCCAAAGCTGTGGGTCATGAATGTCGTTCCGTTCATTGCAGATACTTCTACTTTAGGTGTAATCTATGAGCGAGGATTAATAGGAATGTATCACGACTG GTGTGAAGGGTTTTCTACTTACCCAAGGACATATGACCTCATCCATGCTAACGGTGTCTTCAGTTTGTACCAAAACAA GTGTAAATTTGAAGATATACTACTGGAAATGGACCGGATCTTACGCCCAGAGGGCGCAGTTATAATCCGTGACACAGTTGATGCTCTTGTAAAGGTGGAGAAAATAGCCAATGCCATGAGGTGGGAGACAACACTGGCCGACCATGAGGGCGGCCCTCGTGTGCCTGAGAAGATCCTCTTTGCAGTTAAGCAATACTGGACTGCCGACAGCAAGAGCCGCCGCTAA